In the Mycobacteriales bacterium genome, one interval contains:
- a CDS encoding ribbon-helix-helix protein, CopG family translates to MTDVLVRDVPDDVVAALEARAARLGLSRSEFLRRRLAQEATASAMSVSHDDLESFSATFADLADPEVMRGAWE, encoded by the coding sequence GTGACCGACGTTCTGGTGCGAGATGTGCCCGACGACGTGGTCGCCGCGTTGGAGGCCCGAGCCGCCCGTCTGGGGCTGTCCCGCAGCGAGTTCCTTCGTCGGCGCTTGGCACAGGAGGCCACTGCCAGCGCCATGAGCGTCAGCCACGATGACCTGGAGTCCTTCTCGGCCACGTTCGCTGACCTCGCTGACCCTGAGGTCATGAGGGGCGCCTGGGAGTGA
- the ychF gene encoding redox-regulated ATPase YchF — MSLSIGIVGLPNVGKSTLFNALTKNDVLAANYPFATIEPNVGVVGVPDPRIATLAEVFGSAKQLPATVDFVDIAGIVRGASEGQGLGNKFLANIRDSDAICQVIRVFDDGDVVHVDGKVSPKDDIETINTELILADLQTIEKAIPRLEKEARIKKDVVAQLEAVHEAQKVLDSGQTVFAAGLDREPLRELHLLTAKPFLYVFNLDEAQLGDTSLRASLASLVAPAEAVFLDAKVEMELVEMDEADALELLQSMGQEESGLNQLARIGFATLGLQTYLTAGPKEARAWTIKVGATAPQAAGVIHTDFERGFIKAEVIGFADLVELGSVAAARAAGKARMEGKDYVMQDGDVVEFRFNV; from the coding sequence GTGAGCCTCAGCATCGGGATCGTCGGCCTGCCCAACGTCGGCAAGAGCACGCTGTTCAACGCGTTGACCAAGAACGACGTCCTCGCGGCCAACTACCCCTTCGCGACGATCGAGCCCAATGTCGGCGTCGTCGGGGTGCCGGACCCGCGGATCGCCACGCTCGCCGAGGTCTTCGGCTCGGCCAAGCAGCTGCCGGCGACGGTCGACTTCGTCGACATCGCGGGGATCGTGCGGGGTGCGTCGGAGGGGCAGGGGCTCGGCAACAAGTTCCTCGCCAACATCCGCGACAGCGACGCGATCTGCCAGGTCATCCGGGTCTTCGACGACGGCGACGTCGTGCACGTCGACGGCAAGGTCTCGCCCAAGGACGACATCGAGACCATCAACACCGAGCTGATCCTCGCCGACCTGCAGACCATCGAGAAGGCCATCCCGCGGCTCGAGAAGGAGGCGCGGATCAAGAAGGACGTCGTCGCCCAGCTCGAGGCCGTGCACGAGGCGCAGAAGGTCCTCGACTCCGGGCAGACCGTCTTCGCTGCCGGCCTCGACCGGGAGCCGCTGCGCGAGCTGCACCTGCTGACGGCCAAGCCGTTCCTCTACGTCTTCAACCTCGACGAGGCGCAGCTCGGTGACACCTCGCTGCGCGCGTCCCTGGCATCCCTCGTTGCGCCGGCTGAGGCGGTCTTCCTCGATGCCAAGGTCGAGATGGAACTCGTCGAGATGGATGAGGCCGACGCCCTCGAGCTGCTCCAGTCGATGGGTCAGGAGGAGTCCGGCCTCAACCAGCTCGCCCGCATCGGCTTCGCGACCCTCGGCCTGCAGACCTACCTGACGGCCGGGCCGAAGGAGGCGCGCGCCTGGACGATCAAGGTCGGCGCCACCGCCCCCCAGGCCGCCGGTGTCATCCACACCGACTTCGAGCGCGGCTTCATCAAGGCGGAGGTCATCGGCTTCGCCGACCTCGTCGAGCTCGGCTCGGTCGCCGCCGCACGGGCCGCCGGCAAGGCCCGCATGGAGGGCAAGGACTACGTGATGCAGGACGGCGACGTCGTGGAGTTCCGCTTCAACGTGTAG
- a CDS encoding 4-hydroxy-3-methylbut-2-enyl diphosphate reductase, translating to MTGTGTTPRKRVLVAAPRGYCAGVDRAVITVEKALQVYGAPVYVRKQIVHNAHVVRTLEAKGAVFVEETEQVPEGATVVFSAHGVAPTVHAEAATRQLKTIDATCPLVTKVHMEAKRFAADDLDIILIGHEGHEEVVGTTGQAPEHIHLVDGVEEAAAVVVRDPERVAYLSQTTLSVDETNTTVDALRERFPALQGPPSADICYATQNRQVAVKQIAADSELVLVVGSRNSSNSVRLVEVALDAGASASYLVDDATEIDAAWLEGVTTVGLTSGASVPEDLVAGVVAWLAERGYADVDEVVAAEEHLLFALPPELRRDLRAAGLEG from the coding sequence ATGACCGGCACCGGCACGACCCCGCGCAAGCGGGTCCTCGTCGCAGCCCCCCGCGGCTACTGCGCCGGCGTCGACCGCGCCGTCATCACCGTGGAGAAGGCCCTGCAGGTCTACGGCGCTCCCGTCTACGTCCGCAAGCAGATCGTGCACAACGCCCACGTCGTGCGGACCCTCGAGGCCAAGGGCGCGGTCTTCGTCGAGGAGACCGAGCAGGTCCCCGAGGGCGCGACTGTCGTCTTCTCCGCCCACGGCGTCGCGCCGACCGTCCACGCCGAGGCCGCGACCCGACAGCTGAAGACGATCGACGCCACCTGCCCGCTGGTCACGAAGGTCCACATGGAGGCCAAGCGGTTCGCTGCTGACGACCTCGACATCATCCTCATCGGCCACGAGGGCCACGAGGAGGTCGTCGGGACGACCGGTCAGGCGCCCGAGCACATCCATCTCGTCGATGGTGTCGAGGAGGCCGCGGCCGTCGTCGTGCGCGACCCCGAGCGGGTCGCCTACCTCTCCCAGACCACGCTGTCTGTCGACGAGACCAACACCACCGTCGACGCGCTGCGCGAGCGCTTCCCTGCGCTGCAGGGCCCGCCGTCGGCGGACATCTGCTACGCCACGCAGAACCGCCAGGTCGCGGTCAAGCAGATCGCCGCGGACTCCGAGCTCGTCCTGGTCGTTGGCAGCCGCAACAGCTCCAACAGCGTCCGCCTGGTCGAGGTGGCGCTCGACGCGGGTGCGTCCGCGTCGTACCTCGTCGACGACGCCACGGAGATCGACGCGGCCTGGCTGGAAGGTGTCACGACGGTCGGCCTCACGAGCGGCGCCTCGGTGCCCGAGGATCTCGTCGCTGGCGTGGTGGCTTGGCTCGCTGAGCGCGGCTACGCCGACGTCGACGAGGTCGTCGCCGCCGAGGAGCACCTGCTGTTCGCGCTGCCGCCGGAGCTGCGCCGCGACCTGCGCGCCGCCGGCCTGGAGGGCTAG
- a CDS encoding PIN domain nuclease: MGVSGWLIDTSALVRLSGSPDAAAWVERIEQGAVRIATVTRLEVGYSARSGPDLRAAVRRAPLGAMPVEYQTPAIEDRALEVQMLLADRGHHRAPSVPDLIVAATAELAGLAVLHVDKDFELIAEITGQPLERLALSSAP, translated from the coding sequence CTGGGAGTGAGCGGTTGGCTCATCGACACATCCGCACTGGTCCGGCTAAGCGGCAGCCCGGACGCCGCCGCTTGGGTCGAGCGCATCGAGCAGGGAGCCGTGCGCATCGCTACCGTCACTCGTCTGGAGGTCGGCTACTCGGCCCGGTCTGGGCCGGATCTTCGCGCGGCAGTTCGGCGCGCTCCCCTGGGCGCGATGCCCGTGGAGTACCAGACCCCGGCGATCGAGGACCGGGCGCTCGAGGTCCAGATGCTGCTCGCGGATCGCGGGCACCACCGGGCGCCCTCCGTCCCCGATCTGATCGTGGCCGCGACGGCGGAGCTCGCCGGTCTCGCCGTACTGCACGTCGACAAGGACTTCGAGCTGATCGCCGAGATCACCGGTCAACCGCTCGAACGACTCGCCCTGTCCTCTGCGCCCTGA
- a CDS encoding DNA recombination protein RmuC produces the protein MEIALALLVGVVLGLLLGRLLTRRDEAVLAASFQGLAAQAMRETDGESRAAVGRMVAPLTEQLHRVEQQLQGLEVDRARTMGELRAQVTEVRITSEQLGRQTASLVDALRKPQARGRWGEVQLRRVVEMAGMTDRCDFTEQTTLRDASRPDLVVRLAGGRTVVVDAKVTLAAYLESAEATDETVAAQRMAAHARHLRDHVDRLADKAYWQHLDDSPEFVVLFVPGEAFLAPALEHDPALLEHAWSRGVHVATPTTLVSLLRTVAHAWRQQSLTDDARAVLAAGKELHARLATLGGHVDKLGRSLGRTVEAYNATVGSLESQVLPSARRMSQRELADPVTIDVLPRLVAAPEGLDQTG, from the coding sequence ATGGAGATCGCTCTCGCCCTGCTCGTCGGTGTCGTCCTCGGCCTCCTGCTCGGCCGGCTGCTCACCAGGCGGGACGAGGCGGTTCTCGCCGCGTCGTTCCAGGGCTTGGCGGCGCAGGCGATGCGCGAGACCGACGGAGAGAGCCGGGCTGCGGTCGGCCGGATGGTCGCCCCGCTCACCGAGCAGCTGCACCGGGTCGAGCAGCAGCTGCAGGGCCTCGAGGTCGACCGGGCCCGCACCATGGGCGAGCTGAGGGCGCAGGTCACAGAGGTCCGGATCACCTCCGAGCAGCTCGGCCGGCAGACCGCGTCGCTCGTCGACGCCCTGCGCAAGCCGCAGGCGCGGGGCCGGTGGGGAGAGGTCCAGCTGCGCCGCGTCGTCGAGATGGCCGGCATGACCGACCGCTGCGACTTCACCGAGCAGACCACCCTGCGCGACGCGAGCCGTCCCGACCTGGTCGTCCGCCTGGCCGGGGGGCGGACCGTCGTCGTCGATGCGAAGGTGACCCTGGCCGCCTACCTCGAGTCGGCCGAGGCCACCGACGAGACCGTCGCTGCGCAGCGGATGGCCGCCCACGCACGGCACCTGCGCGACCACGTCGACCGGCTCGCCGACAAGGCCTACTGGCAGCACCTCGACGACTCCCCCGAGTTCGTCGTGCTCTTCGTCCCCGGGGAGGCCTTCCTCGCCCCGGCCCTCGAGCACGACCCCGCACTGCTCGAGCACGCCTGGTCGCGGGGCGTCCACGTCGCGACGCCCACCACACTGGTGTCGCTGCTCCGCACCGTGGCCCACGCCTGGCGACAGCAGTCGCTCACCGACGACGCCCGCGCGGTCCTGGCTGCCGGCAAGGAGCTGCACGCCCGGCTCGCCACCCTCGGCGGTCACGTCGACAAGCTCGGCCGATCTCTCGGCCGCACCGTCGAGGCCTACAACGCCACGGTCGGCTCGCTGGAGTCACAGGTCCTGCCGAGTGCCCGTCGCATGTCGCAGCGCGAGCTCGCCGATCCGGTCACGATCGACGTCCTGCCTCGGCTCGTCGCCGCACCGGAGGGCCTCGACCAGACCGGATGA
- a CDS encoding CHAT domain-containing tetratricopeptide repeat protein: MRLAALEPRRAAREAASLLQRARLGAEAASVAERALGIACRELLDVRGAAQHLRRAVRLAETGALPVRAGEARLSLALELLQQGRPRLALRELDQAGTSLGDDHAQVHNQLVAVYVRLGRYEVALAAASRALAIAEREGDRSLTALVLGNRGVVHGYRGHLVEAERDLRRAVALSRDLGEALGALDGLHNLGWVLSRGGDLPAALELFDEAERGIADLGVPLAVYQLDRAEALLAAGLATESLVIAGIAAEALDEAGMEATLPEALVLRARAALATGDVAVAAADARRAGRLLKRQGRRGWTVLARALELEAGAGSRPTRRSLRIACEVADALRGAGWHEAELRTRLHAARAAAALGHGDEEEGQLARVADHRTSSSAQARLMGWEAEALLRARAGDAAGAMRSASAGLRALASHQAVLGATELRAAAAVDAGDLGALAVRLALDSGRPATVLAWTERLRASALHRPPVRPPGDRELADDLSALRAVSAELQEAQLRDEPVMTSLVRRQRELEESVRRRAHHARGLAGRAAAVPTMRDLRAALGSRRLVAFFEHDGRLRAVVVHRSATVVDCGPSARASLELRHLSFALRRQVTGDDSTDVLTTGAARLSALLGLDRLPGGGHEPVLVVPTGPLHAVPWSLLPGLRECVVEVAPSLSLWNRPILSTAAPRVLAVAGPDLPAAQSEAADVIAAHGPPATSLVGADATSGRVLELLATTDLAHIACHAVFRADNPLFSALLLEDGPLTVYDLERLPRTPTHVVLSACDSGRHGVRAGDELLGLAAALFALGTQTLVASVVPVDDAATASLMSRFHRGWAAGAGPAEALAAAQRSAPSTPVDRATAAAFVCLRAGRD, from the coding sequence TTGCGGCTGGCGGCGCTCGAGCCACGACGAGCCGCCCGAGAGGCGGCGAGCCTCCTGCAACGGGCACGCCTCGGCGCGGAGGCGGCGTCGGTCGCCGAGCGCGCGCTCGGCATCGCCTGTCGCGAGCTGCTCGACGTGCGGGGTGCGGCCCAGCACCTACGTCGGGCCGTACGGCTCGCCGAGACAGGGGCGCTGCCGGTCCGAGCGGGAGAGGCTCGCCTGAGCCTGGCCCTCGAGCTGCTCCAGCAGGGCCGCCCCCGGCTGGCCCTGCGCGAGCTGGACCAGGCCGGGACGTCCCTCGGCGACGACCACGCCCAGGTGCACAACCAGCTCGTGGCGGTCTACGTGCGCCTCGGCCGCTACGAGGTGGCGCTGGCCGCAGCCTCGCGCGCCCTCGCCATCGCCGAGCGGGAGGGCGACCGGTCGCTCACGGCTCTCGTCCTCGGCAACCGCGGTGTCGTCCACGGCTACCGCGGGCACCTCGTCGAGGCCGAGCGGGACCTGCGTCGTGCGGTCGCGCTCAGCCGTGACCTCGGCGAGGCGCTCGGGGCACTCGACGGCCTGCACAACCTCGGCTGGGTGCTGTCTCGGGGTGGTGACCTGCCCGCGGCGCTCGAGCTGTTCGACGAGGCCGAGCGCGGCATCGCCGACCTGGGCGTCCCGTTGGCGGTCTACCAGCTCGACCGCGCGGAAGCACTGCTGGCCGCCGGCCTCGCCACTGAGTCCTTGGTCATCGCCGGGATCGCCGCGGAGGCACTCGACGAGGCGGGCATGGAGGCGACCCTTCCGGAAGCGCTGGTGCTTCGGGCCCGCGCAGCGCTGGCAACCGGCGATGTCGCTGTCGCCGCCGCCGACGCGAGACGCGCCGGACGACTGCTGAAGCGCCAGGGCCGGCGGGGATGGACGGTGCTCGCCCGCGCCCTCGAGCTCGAAGCGGGGGCAGGATCGAGACCCACTCGACGATCCCTACGGATCGCGTGCGAGGTGGCAGACGCGCTGCGCGGCGCCGGGTGGCACGAGGCCGAGCTGCGCACCCGCCTGCATGCGGCTCGGGCCGCAGCCGCCCTCGGCCACGGCGATGAGGAGGAGGGCCAGCTGGCGCGAGTGGCCGACCACCGCACGTCGAGCTCGGCGCAGGCTCGGTTGATGGGGTGGGAAGCAGAGGCCCTGCTCCGGGCTCGGGCCGGCGACGCAGCCGGGGCCATGCGGTCGGCCTCTGCTGGTCTGCGAGCCCTTGCGTCGCACCAGGCAGTCCTCGGAGCGACCGAGCTCCGAGCCGCCGCGGCCGTCGACGCGGGTGACCTCGGGGCGCTGGCTGTGCGACTGGCTCTCGACTCAGGTCGACCTGCGACGGTCCTGGCCTGGACCGAGCGACTCCGCGCGTCAGCGCTGCACCGACCACCGGTCCGGCCGCCGGGGGACCGCGAGCTCGCGGACGACCTCTCAGCGCTGCGGGCCGTGAGCGCCGAGCTGCAGGAGGCGCAGCTGCGCGACGAGCCCGTCATGACCTCCCTGGTCCGACGGCAGCGCGAGCTCGAGGAGTCGGTGCGCCGGCGTGCGCACCACGCTCGCGGGCTCGCCGGTCGGGCGGCCGCGGTCCCGACGATGCGGGACCTGCGAGCCGCCCTGGGCAGTCGGCGCCTCGTCGCGTTCTTCGAGCACGACGGGCGGCTGCGCGCCGTGGTCGTGCACCGGTCGGCGACCGTCGTCGACTGCGGACCGTCGGCGCGGGCGAGCCTCGAGCTGCGGCACCTGTCCTTCGCCCTCCGACGGCAGGTCACCGGCGACGACTCCACAGACGTGCTCACGACCGGGGCTGCTCGCCTCTCCGCACTGCTGGGGCTGGACCGCCTCCCGGGTGGCGGCCACGAGCCGGTCCTCGTCGTGCCCACCGGTCCCTTGCACGCGGTGCCCTGGTCGTTGCTCCCCGGCCTGCGCGAGTGCGTGGTGGAGGTCGCACCGTCGCTCAGCCTCTGGAACCGGCCGATCCTCTCGACGGCAGCGCCGCGCGTCCTCGCCGTCGCAGGTCCCGACCTCCCGGCGGCCCAGAGCGAGGCGGCCGACGTGATCGCGGCGCACGGTCCGCCCGCGACCTCTCTGGTCGGCGCCGACGCGACGTCGGGCCGCGTCCTCGAGCTGCTCGCCACGACCGACCTCGCCCACATCGCCTGTCATGCCGTCTTTCGCGCCGACAACCCTTTGTTCTCAGCACTTCTGCTCGAGGACGGGCCGCTCACCGTCTACGACCTCGAGCGCCTGCCTCGCACGCCCACGCACGTCGTGCTGTCGGCCTGCGACTCAGGACGTCACGGGGTCCGCGCCGGCGACGAGCTGCTGGGTCTGGCAGCGGCCCTGTTCGCCCTGGGCACCCAGACCCTCGTCGCCAGCGTGGTCCCGGTCGACGACGCGGCGACCGCCTCTCTCATGTCGCGGTTCCACCGGGGGTGGGCGGCGGGGGCCGGACCGGCAGAGGCCCTCGCGGCGGCGCAGCGCTCGGCACCGTCGACTCCGGTCGACCGCGCCACCGCAGCCGCCTTCGTCTGCCTACGGGCCGGGCGGGACTGA
- a CDS encoding S8 family serine peptidase has product MPREGRADTAWRQRLSKATEELLAGGRVVRYGEPGQEHFCRPDELLVVTAAVPDLAAALKDVGAQPYDDDGRSVGVTRFGLPGGTDVHEAVLSLRRQGPVRAVAPNAVLFGAPKIRGCPGRPPAPAAGLDLAEGKDGAGVLIAVVDTGQAESSLAIPWMSRHVVVDPADLDLLDTSPGDGRLDLEAGHGTFIAGIVAQVAPGAKVLALKALDPSGTTDDLTAARRVRNAVDAGADVINLSFGGYTHSDEGLLALTAVLEEIERSKGPVVVAAAGNDALDRPFHPAAHRSVVGVAAMGTRKRRAAFSNFGPWVDACAEGDRLRSTYVIGTTTTDSDGDGNDDEFVEPNALWSGTSFAAPQVAAAVARRMSTHGESSREAVEALVRAPGLMRRPGMGVHVVTPVRGHPAP; this is encoded by the coding sequence ATGCCGCGCGAGGGCAGGGCTGACACCGCGTGGCGGCAGCGCCTTTCCAAGGCGACCGAGGAGCTGCTCGCCGGCGGCCGCGTCGTCCGTTACGGCGAACCGGGACAGGAGCACTTCTGCCGCCCGGACGAGCTGCTCGTCGTGACGGCTGCGGTCCCCGATCTCGCAGCCGCGTTGAAGGATGTGGGAGCCCAGCCGTACGACGACGACGGGCGTTCCGTCGGAGTGACCCGCTTCGGTCTGCCCGGCGGCACCGACGTCCACGAGGCCGTGCTGTCGTTGCGCAGGCAAGGACCGGTGCGAGCCGTGGCGCCCAACGCGGTGCTCTTCGGGGCGCCGAAGATCCGCGGCTGCCCCGGCCGCCCGCCCGCGCCGGCCGCCGGGCTCGACCTCGCCGAAGGCAAGGACGGGGCTGGCGTCCTGATCGCGGTCGTCGACACCGGTCAGGCCGAGTCGTCGCTGGCGATCCCGTGGATGAGCCGTCACGTCGTGGTCGATCCCGCCGACCTCGACCTGCTCGACACCTCACCCGGTGACGGCCGGCTCGACCTCGAAGCCGGGCACGGGACGTTCATCGCCGGCATCGTCGCGCAGGTGGCGCCCGGTGCGAAGGTGCTCGCGCTCAAGGCGCTCGACCCTTCCGGCACGACCGACGACCTCACGGCCGCGCGTCGGGTCCGCAACGCGGTGGACGCGGGCGCCGATGTCATCAACCTGTCCTTCGGGGGCTACACGCACTCCGACGAGGGGCTGCTGGCCCTGACCGCGGTGCTCGAGGAGATCGAACGCAGCAAGGGGCCGGTCGTCGTGGCGGCGGCCGGCAACGACGCGCTCGACCGGCCCTTCCACCCTGCGGCGCACCGCTCGGTCGTCGGCGTCGCTGCGATGGGCACGCGCAAGCGCAGGGCCGCTTTCAGCAACTTCGGGCCCTGGGTGGATGCCTGTGCCGAGGGCGACCGGTTGCGGAGCACATACGTCATCGGGACGACGACCACCGACTCCGACGGCGACGGCAACGACGACGAGTTCGTCGAGCCCAACGCGCTGTGGAGCGGCACCTCGTTCGCGGCCCCGCAGGTGGCGGCAGCGGTCGCCCGTCGGATGTCCACCCACGGCGAGTCGTCTCGCGAGGCGGTCGAGGCCCTCGTGCGGGCCCCTGGCCTGATGCGTCGGCCGGGCATGGGTGTCCACGTCGTGACGCCTGTCCGCGGTCACCCCGCGCCATGA
- a CDS encoding GGDEF domain-containing phosphodiesterase, which produces MSTPTTTAELLLVAHRRASAAQDVRGVLDIMAEAGRLGLDAACVVLAVWEPLSRDVRCCVSSGAPAGTDAGLARAVAALSVSADGEGRLVRSGDDPLADQVLSSVGGSALLVLPLLDGRGDELGTLVAAVEDDGGRRTPRDPDVVQMHASALAEVVRALRGEHLQRRALYDAATGLPGPVLFEAAIADALSGSEGGEVTLLLVSVDQLQSVARSFGRVVADELARKVTARLLITAGAARWSVGRLPQGFGLLVQGAPGSAADAAARVVSALEQPWVVGRRSVRSTCRVGLATAPAGGTPALLLQHAEAALGEALRRPRGGLVAYGAGLTARAHEELLLETEMQAALGAGEFHVRYQPQVQVGTGRVVGAEALVRWQRESGMVTPARFIPAAEATGVIVDIDRWVLREALRQSRAWLDSGLAPLRMAVNISSRTLAAPGFRSWVVDAMAESRLDPDQVEVEVTESLELLEGEEAVVDLRALRELGVHVALDDFGTGYSNVGRLRSLPVDRVKIDQSFVQGIAEGGDGEALCSAVIGLARTLDLDVIAEGVETLQQLAVLEQRGCTEFQGYLKSPPVLPEAFALLVG; this is translated from the coding sequence ATGAGCACGCCCACGACGACGGCTGAGCTGCTGCTGGTCGCGCACCGACGGGCGTCGGCCGCCCAGGACGTGCGCGGGGTGCTCGACATCATGGCGGAGGCCGGCCGCCTGGGCCTCGACGCCGCCTGTGTCGTGCTCGCCGTGTGGGAACCCCTGTCGCGCGATGTCCGGTGCTGTGTGAGCTCCGGTGCACCGGCAGGGACCGACGCCGGCTTGGCCCGGGCAGTGGCTGCGCTCTCGGTGAGCGCGGACGGCGAGGGGCGTCTCGTGCGCAGCGGCGACGACCCCCTGGCAGATCAGGTGCTGTCGAGTGTCGGCGGCTCCGCGCTGCTCGTGCTCCCGCTGCTGGACGGACGAGGGGACGAGCTCGGCACCCTCGTGGCAGCTGTCGAGGACGATGGCGGCCGGCGTACTCCTCGCGACCCGGACGTGGTCCAGATGCACGCCAGTGCGCTGGCTGAGGTCGTCCGCGCGCTGCGAGGCGAGCATCTCCAGCGTCGCGCGCTCTACGACGCCGCGACGGGCCTGCCCGGACCCGTGCTCTTCGAGGCGGCGATCGCCGATGCCCTCAGCGGCTCCGAGGGCGGCGAGGTCACCCTGCTGCTCGTCTCGGTCGACCAGCTGCAGTCGGTGGCCCGCAGCTTCGGTCGGGTCGTCGCGGACGAGCTGGCACGCAAGGTGACCGCACGTCTGCTCATCACCGCTGGAGCGGCTCGCTGGTCGGTCGGACGCCTGCCGCAGGGCTTCGGGCTTCTGGTGCAGGGCGCCCCCGGCTCGGCTGCTGATGCTGCTGCCAGGGTCGTGTCCGCGCTGGAGCAGCCCTGGGTCGTGGGTCGCCGCAGTGTTCGCAGCACGTGCCGGGTGGGCCTCGCGACCGCACCCGCCGGCGGTACGCCGGCGCTGCTGCTCCAGCACGCCGAGGCCGCCCTCGGCGAGGCTCTCCGGCGTCCGCGAGGTGGGTTGGTCGCCTACGGCGCTGGGCTCACTGCGAGAGCCCACGAGGAGCTGCTGCTGGAGACAGAGATGCAGGCGGCCCTCGGCGCGGGCGAGTTCCATGTGCGCTACCAGCCGCAGGTGCAGGTCGGGACCGGGCGCGTCGTGGGGGCGGAGGCTCTGGTCCGGTGGCAGCGCGAGTCGGGCATGGTGACTCCCGCCCGCTTCATCCCGGCCGCTGAGGCGACGGGGGTCATCGTCGACATCGACCGCTGGGTGCTCCGGGAGGCGTTGCGGCAGTCGAGGGCCTGGCTCGACAGCGGCCTGGCTCCGCTGCGGATGGCGGTCAACATCTCGAGCCGCACCTTGGCAGCCCCGGGCTTCCGGTCCTGGGTGGTCGACGCGATGGCCGAGTCGAGGCTCGATCCTGATCAGGTCGAGGTCGAGGTCACCGAGAGCCTCGAGCTGCTCGAGGGAGAGGAGGCGGTGGTCGACCTGCGCGCGCTGCGCGAGCTCGGTGTGCACGTCGCCCTCGACGACTTCGGCACCGGCTACTCCAACGTGGGACGGCTCCGCAGCCTGCCTGTCGACCGCGTGAAGATCGACCAGTCCTTCGTGCAGGGCATCGCGGAGGGTGGCGACGGAGAGGCGCTGTGCTCCGCGGTCATCGGGCTGGCGCGGACCCTCGACCTCGACGTCATCGCGGAGGGCGTCGAGACCCTCCAGCAGCTCGCCGTGCTGGAGCAGCGCGGCTGCACCGAGTTCCAGGGCTACCTCAAGAGCCCGCCCGTCCTGCCCGAAGCCTTCGCGCTGCTGGTGGGCTGA